One stretch of Desulfocurvus vexinensis DSM 17965 DNA includes these proteins:
- the tmcA gene encoding acidic tetraheme cytochrome c3 TmcA yields MHPRHVLAALALAVLAAVALVAAPAAWSQDDIVELKAEAFGTHLRPAAVFNHDAHNEKAELDDCARCHHVYEDGKLVEGQDSVGTACAECHTLKRVGTQPGLREAYHRQCKECHAERAAGPMACGECHMGN; encoded by the coding sequence ATGCATCCCAGACACGTTCTTGCGGCCCTGGCCCTCGCGGTCCTTGCCGCCGTGGCCCTGGTGGCGGCGCCCGCCGCCTGGAGCCAGGACGACATCGTGGAGCTCAAGGCCGAGGCCTTCGGGACGCACCTGCGCCCGGCGGCGGTCTTCAACCACGACGCGCACAACGAGAAAGCCGAGCTGGACGACTGCGCCCGCTGCCACCACGTCTACGAGGACGGCAAGCTGGTGGAAGGCCAGGACTCCGTGGGCACCGCCTGCGCCGAATGCCATACCCTGAAGCGCGTGGGCACGCAGCCCGGCCTGCGCGAGGCCTACCATCGCCAGTGCAAGGAATGCCACGCCGAGCGCGCCGCCGGGCCCATGGCCTGCGGCGAGTGCCACATGGGCAACTAG
- a CDS encoding DNA adenine methylase, with product MSPVAPYIGGKRRLAARVIEHINAWPHETYAEPFVGMGGVFLRRPTPARCEVINDASRDVATFFRILQRHYPQFMETLKFQITSRAAFERLCVTDPDTLTDLERAARFLYLQRLSFGGKVTGRTFGVDQGRGARFNLNTLGTRLEELHERLAGVVIECLDFEVFLRRYDRPGTLFYLDPPYYGTEGYYGPGLFGRDDFERLARALGQLRGRFLLSLNDCPEVRALFQGFELIPLTTTYTVRGRGAAAPARELLITS from the coding sequence GTGTCACCGGTCGCCCCCTACATCGGGGGCAAGCGCCGCCTGGCGGCGCGCGTCATCGAGCACATCAACGCCTGGCCGCATGAGACCTACGCCGAGCCCTTCGTGGGCATGGGAGGCGTGTTCCTGCGGCGGCCCACCCCGGCCCGGTGCGAGGTCATCAACGACGCCTCGCGCGACGTGGCCACCTTCTTCCGGATTCTCCAGCGCCATTACCCGCAGTTCATGGAGACGCTCAAGTTCCAGATCACGAGCCGCGCAGCGTTCGAGCGGCTGTGCGTCACGGACCCAGACACCCTCACGGACCTGGAGCGCGCCGCCCGCTTCCTTTACCTCCAGCGGCTGAGTTTCGGGGGCAAGGTCACAGGCCGGACGTTCGGTGTGGACCAGGGCCGGGGAGCCCGTTTCAACCTCAACACCCTGGGCACGCGCCTGGAGGAGCTGCACGAGCGCCTGGCCGGAGTGGTCATTGAGTGCCTCGACTTCGAGGTGTTCCTGCGCCGCTACGACCGCCCGGGAACCCTGTTCTACCTGGACCCGCCTTACTACGGAACCGAGGGCTACTACGGCCCCGGCCTGTTCGGGCGCGATGATTTCGAGCGCCTGGCCCGGGCCCTGGGCCAGCTCCGGGGGCGCTTCCTGCTCTCCCTCAACGACTGCCCCGAGGTCCGGGCGCTGTTCCAGGGGTTCGAGCTGATCCCGCTGACAACCACCTACACGGTCCGTGGCCGAGGCGCCGCCGCCCCGGCCCGTGAGCTGTTGATCACCTCATGA